A single window of Raphanus sativus cultivar WK10039 unplaced genomic scaffold, ASM80110v3 Scaffold0621, whole genome shotgun sequence DNA harbors:
- the LOC108837119 gene encoding probable WRKY transcription factor 10 — MSDYNQNDNGINPISETSSQTNLRTDPQSERRSGGTVDRVSARMGRDIPPLDMECLRPFSNSFRTPNLVHSPIRVASPGFNTLSPALQSPNMFTNSSSQIIHLIPFPNDATQEMVESSGGAHATMLISNNNPPHQSTDVDLPPQKGANDIPTEQSVDITSLESNADPIGAPLLLSFDSTVVAEMDAMNLISLKSGSEDDHKDK, encoded by the exons ATGAGTGATTATAATCAAAACGACAATGGTATAAACCCGATCAGCGAGACCTCGTCTCAAACCAACTTAAGAACTGATCCTCAGTCTGAACGACGATCTGGTGGTACCGTTGATAGAGTGTCTGCAAGGATGGGAAGAGATATTCCACCGCTCGATATGGAATGCCTCAGGCCATTTTCTAATTCTTTCAGGACCCCGAATCTTGTTCATTCTCCTATTAGAGTAGCATCTCCAGGATTCAATACTCTCTCTCCAGCGTTGCAATCTCCAAATATGTTCACTAACTCTTCTTCACAG ATTATCCATTTGATTCCATTCCCGAATGATGCGACTCAGGAGATGGTGGAAAGTTCAGGTGGCGCCCATGCAACAATGTTGATATCCAACAACAATCCTCCTCATCAGTCGACGGACGTTGATCTGCCTCCCCAAAAAG GCGCTAATGATATTCCAACGGAACAGTCAGTTGATATCACATCTCTTGAATCTAATGCTGATCCCATTGGTGCTCCTTTACTCCTTTCTTTTGATTCTACAGTTGTTGCTGAAATGGATGCTATGAACCTCATCTCCCTTAAAAGTGGTAGCGAAGATGATCACAAAGACAAATAA